The following proteins are co-located in the Acinetobacter sp. NCu2D-2 genome:
- the atpG gene encoding F0F1 ATP synthase subunit gamma, translating into MANLKEIRAKVASIKSTQKITRAMQMVAASKMRRAQERMAQGRPYAENMHRVIAHLVQANPEYKHRYMVERPVKRVGYIIVSSDRGLAGGLNINLFKKVVKHVQQQQEQSIEVQFALIGQKAVSFFKNYGGKVLGATTQVGDAPSLEQLSGSVQVMLDAYDKGELDRIYLVSNGFVNAMTQNQKIEQLVPLAAAEESENLNRQYGWDYLYEPEAEELLNGLLVRYIESVVYQGVIENIACEQSARMVAMKAATDNAGELIKNLQLIYNKLRQAAITQEISEIVGGAAAV; encoded by the coding sequence ATGGCAAATTTAAAAGAAATTCGCGCCAAAGTAGCTAGTATCAAGAGCACGCAAAAGATTACTCGCGCGATGCAAATGGTAGCAGCTTCTAAGATGCGTCGTGCGCAAGAGCGCATGGCTCAAGGCCGTCCGTATGCCGAAAATATGCACCGTGTAATTGCTCACTTGGTACAAGCGAACCCTGAATACAAACACCGTTATATGGTTGAACGCCCTGTTAAGCGCGTTGGCTATATCATCGTGTCATCAGATCGCGGCCTTGCTGGTGGTTTGAACATTAACTTGTTCAAGAAAGTGGTAAAACACGTTCAACAGCAACAAGAGCAGTCAATTGAAGTTCAATTTGCTTTGATTGGTCAAAAAGCGGTTTCGTTTTTTAAAAACTACGGCGGTAAAGTGCTTGGTGCCACAACTCAGGTTGGCGACGCTCCAAGTCTTGAACAGTTATCTGGTTCTGTACAGGTGATGTTAGACGCTTACGATAAAGGCGAGTTAGATCGTATTTATCTAGTTTCTAACGGCTTTGTTAACGCCATGACTCAAAACCAAAAAATCGAACAACTTGTTCCTTTAGCAGCTGCTGAAGAGAGCGAGAATCTGAACCGTCAATACGGTTGGGATTATTTATACGAACCTGAAGCTGAAGAGCTTTTAAATGGTTTGTTGGTTCGTTACATCGAGTCTGTGGTGTATCAAGGTGTGATCGAAAACATCGCGTGTGAGCAGTCTGCTCGTATGGTTGCAATGAAAGCTGCAACTGATAACGCGGGTGAGTTGATCAAGAACCTACAACTTATTTATAACAAGCTGCGTCAAGCCGCGATTACTCAGGAAATTTCTGAGATCGTTGGTGGTGCCGCTGCCGTTTAA
- the atpA gene encoding F0F1 ATP synthase subunit alpha: protein MQQLNPSEISALIKQRIGDLDTSATAKNEGTIVMVSDGIVRIHGLADAMYGEMIEFDGGLYGMALNLEQDSVGVVVLGNYLSLQEGQKARCTGRVLEVPVGPELLGRVVDALGNPIDGKGPIDAKLTDAVEKVAPGVIWRQSVDQPVQTGYKSVDTMIPVGRGQRELIIGDRQTGKTAMAIDAIIAQKNSGIKCIYVAVGQKQSTIANVVRKLEETGAMAYTTVVAAAAADPAAMLFLAPYAGCTMGEYFRDRGEDALIIYDDLSKQAVAYRQISLLLRRPPGREAYPGDVFYLHSRLLERASRVSADYVEKFTNGEVKGQTGSLTALPIIETQAGDVSAFVPTNVISITDGQIFLETSLFNAGIRPAVNAGISVSRVGGSAQTKIIKKLSGGIRTALAQYRELAAFAQFASDLDEATRKQLEHGQRVTELMKQKQYAPYSIADQAVSIYASNEGYMSDVEVKKIVAFDAALVAYFRSEQAALMQKIDETGAWDKDIEAAFKAGIESFKATQTY from the coding sequence ATGCAACAACTGAATCCATCCGAGATCAGTGCGCTCATTAAACAGCGTATCGGCGATCTGGACACCAGCGCAACCGCTAAGAACGAAGGGACCATTGTTATGGTTTCCGACGGTATTGTGCGTATTCACGGCTTAGCTGACGCTATGTACGGTGAAATGATCGAATTCGACGGCGGCCTTTACGGTATGGCACTGAACCTAGAACAGGATTCAGTGGGCGTCGTTGTTTTAGGTAACTACTTAAGCCTTCAAGAAGGTCAAAAAGCTCGTTGCACAGGTCGTGTATTAGAAGTTCCAGTTGGTCCTGAACTTCTTGGCCGTGTAGTAGATGCTTTGGGTAACCCAATTGATGGTAAAGGCCCTATTGATGCAAAATTAACTGATGCTGTTGAAAAAGTAGCACCAGGCGTAATTTGGCGTCAATCAGTGGATCAACCTGTACAAACTGGTTATAAATCAGTTGATACAATGATCCCAGTAGGCCGTGGTCAACGTGAGTTGATCATTGGTGACCGTCAAACTGGTAAAACAGCAATGGCGATCGACGCGATCATCGCTCAGAAGAATTCTGGCATTAAATGTATCTACGTTGCAGTTGGTCAAAAACAATCAACTATCGCAAACGTTGTACGTAAGTTAGAAGAAACTGGCGCAATGGCGTATACAACTGTTGTAGCAGCAGCGGCAGCGGATCCAGCAGCAATGTTGTTCCTAGCTCCTTACGCTGGTTGTACAATGGGTGAATACTTCCGTGACCGCGGTGAAGATGCTCTTATCATTTATGATGACTTGTCTAAACAAGCTGTAGCATACCGTCAAATTTCATTGCTTCTTCGTCGTCCACCAGGTCGTGAAGCTTATCCAGGTGACGTGTTCTATCTACATTCACGTCTACTTGAACGTGCTTCTCGTGTATCTGCTGACTACGTTGAGAAATTCACTAACGGTGAAGTTAAAGGCCAAACTGGTTCATTAACTGCATTGCCGATTATTGAAACTCAAGCAGGTGACGTATCTGCATTCGTACCGACAAACGTAATTTCGATTACTGATGGTCAGATCTTCCTTGAAACATCATTATTCAACGCAGGTATCCGTCCTGCTGTGAACGCGGGTATCTCTGTATCTCGTGTTGGTGGTTCAGCGCAAACTAAGATCATCAAAAAATTGTCAGGTGGTATCCGTACCGCTCTAGCACAATACCGTGAATTGGCAGCGTTTGCTCAGTTCGCTTCTGACCTTGACGAAGCAACTCGTAAGCAACTTGAACATGGTCAACGTGTAACTGAATTAATGAAGCAAAAACAATATGCTCCATATTCAATTGCTGACCAAGCTGTTTCAATTTATGCATCTAACGAAGGCTACATGTCTGACGTAGAAGTGAAGAAAATCGTTGCATTTGATGCTGCGTTAGTTGCTTACTTCCGTTCAGAACAAGCTGCGTTAATGCAAAAAATTGATGAGACTGGTGCTTGGGATAAAGACATCGAAGCAGCATTCAAAGCTGGTATTGAAAGCTTTAAAGCGACTCAAACTTACTAA
- a CDS encoding F0F1 ATP synthase subunit delta gives MAELLTLARPYAKAAFAYASEQSAADTWSTVLELLSAAVQDEAFSAYLNRPELTPAEQVALFAKVLGEDQTASVSNFLTLLAENDRLVLLPEIAAEFEQLKSQNNNTVDVVIESAFPLSSVQEQLLAHALEKKFEAAVNVSVEVKPELIAGVVIRAGDQVIDDSALNKLEKMRTRLLA, from the coding sequence ATGGCTGAACTCTTGACGTTGGCACGCCCTTACGCAAAAGCAGCATTTGCTTACGCTTCTGAGCAAAGTGCAGCTGACACTTGGTCAACTGTACTTGAATTGCTTAGTGCTGCGGTGCAAGACGAAGCATTTTCAGCTTATCTAAATCGCCCTGAGCTTACACCTGCTGAGCAGGTGGCTCTTTTCGCTAAAGTTTTAGGTGAAGACCAAACTGCATCAGTGTCAAACTTTTTGACATTGCTTGCTGAAAACGATCGTTTGGTTCTTCTTCCTGAGATTGCAGCAGAATTTGAGCAGCTTAAATCACAGAATAACAATACTGTGGATGTAGTGATTGAATCTGCATTCCCATTATCTTCTGTTCAAGAACAATTACTTGCGCATGCATTAGAGAAAAAATTCGAAGCTGCCGTAAATGTTTCTGTAGAAGTTAAGCCAGAGCTTATTGCTGGTGTAGTTATTCGTGCAGGCGACCAAGTGATAGATGATTCTGCGCTTAATAAGCTTGAAAAAATGCGTACTCGTCTTCTTGCTTAA
- a CDS encoding F0F1 ATP synthase subunit B — protein MNINLTLFGQAIAFAIFVAFCMKFVWPPLINAISERQRKIADGLNAAEKAKADLADAQAQVKAELDAAKAQAAQLIEQANRRAAQLVEEARTQASAEGERIRQQAKDAVDTEINAAREELRQQVAALAVAGAEKILSQQVDAEAHNAMLTQLAAKL, from the coding sequence ATGAATATCAACCTCACATTGTTTGGCCAAGCGATTGCATTTGCGATTTTTGTCGCATTCTGCATGAAGTTTGTATGGCCACCACTAATCAATGCGATTAGTGAACGTCAGCGTAAAATCGCTGATGGCTTAAATGCTGCTGAAAAAGCGAAGGCTGACCTTGCAGATGCGCAAGCACAAGTGAAAGCTGAACTAGACGCGGCAAAAGCACAAGCGGCTCAATTGATCGAACAAGCGAACCGTCGTGCAGCACAATTGGTAGAAGAGGCGCGCACTCAAGCATCTGCTGAAGGTGAACGCATTCGTCAACAAGCGAAAGATGCTGTTGATACTGAAATCAATGCTGCTCGCGAAGAATTACGTCAACAAGTGGCTGCTCTTGCAGTAGCTGGCGCTGAGAAAATTCTTAGCCAACAAGTTGACGCAGAAGCTCACAATGCCATGCTGACTCAGCTGGCTGCTAAACTTTAA
- the atpE gene encoding F0F1 ATP synthase subunit C, whose protein sequence is MELTLGLVAIASAILIAFGALGTAIGFGLLGGRFLEAVARQPELAPQLQTRMFLIAGLLDAVPMIGVGIGLFFIFANPFVG, encoded by the coding sequence ATGGAACTCACTTTAGGTCTAGTTGCAATTGCATCTGCTATCTTGATCGCTTTCGGTGCTTTAGGTACTGCGATTGGTTTTGGTCTTCTAGGCGGCCGTTTCCTTGAAGCTGTAGCTCGTCAACCAGAATTGGCTCCACAACTTCAAACTCGTATGTTCTTAATCGCGGGTCTTCTTGATGCTGTGCCTATGATCGGTGTTGGTATTGGCTTGTTCTTCATCTTCGCTAATCCATTTGTAGGTTAA